From Perognathus longimembris pacificus isolate PPM17 chromosome 22, ASM2315922v1, whole genome shotgun sequence, one genomic window encodes:
- the LOC125340204 gene encoding protocadherin alpha-5-like, whose protein sequence is MAYWYRALEMEFSWASGQESPRLLLPWLLLSALWAAGRGQLRYAVPEEAQHGTFVGRLAQDLGLELAELVPRLFRVASKERGELLEVNVQNGILFVNARVDREELCGRSAECSLHLEVIVDRPLRVFHVEVEVEDINDNPPVFSRPEQTLFILESRVPESRFPVEGASDLDVGANADLRYKLSPTEYFDLDVKRNDEETNLLELVLKKSLDREEIQEHRLLLVAIDGGKPELTGTVQLLINVLDANDNAPLFEKPTYNVRLLENTPRETLVIKLNASDADEGINKEIVYSFSNLVLDEVKSKFIINSTSGEIKVKGELDYEDRKLYEIYIDAADRSPFPLTGHCKVIVKLVDVNDNAPAMAITSLFSPVQEDAPVGTVIALVSVSDRDAGANGQVSCSLPPHLPFKLASTFRNYYSLVLDSALDREATAGYQVVVTARDGGSPPRWATASVWVEVADVNDNAPVFAQAEYTVSVRENNAPGAHICTVSARDADAQENARVSYALVERRVGERALSSLVSVHAQSGRVHALQPLDHEELALLQFQVSARDAGAPARGSNASLQLFVLDENDNAPALLGPAGGGARSHALARSAGAGHVLTKVRALDADSGYNAWLAYELQPAAAGARSPFRVGLYTGEISTTRALDEADAPRQRLVVLVRDHGEPALTATATLLVSLVDGAPSPKLSARASAGRVGAEASPLDVNASLMVAICAVSGLLVLTLLLWGALRCCGAARSEGACAPGKPVLVCSSAVGSWSSCRQRRPGLCSADGPPKADLMAFSPSLPQGPTAADNAKMEELKKLSLGNVTLEKGEVHINKFDIGEKLKIALKEL, encoded by the exons atggcctattg GTACCGTGCACTTGAGATGGAATTTTCCTGGGCAAGCGGCCAGGAATCCCCGCGCCTGCTGCTCCCCTGGCTGCTCCTCTCCGCGCTCTgggcggccgggcgcgggcaGCTGCGCTACGCGGTCCCCGAGGAGGCCCAGCACGGCACGTTCGTGGGCCGCCTCGCGCAggacctggggctggagctggcgGAGCTGGTGCCGCGCCTGTTCCGGGTGGCGTCCAAGGAGCGCGGGGAGCTGCTGGAGGTGAACGTGCAGAATGGCATTTTGTTTGTGAACGCGCGGGTGGACCGGGAGGAGCTGTGCGGGCGGAGCGCGGAGTGCAGCCTCCACCTGGAG GTGATCGTGGACAGGCCGCTGCGGGTGTTCcacgtggaggtggaggtggaggacaTCAACGACAACCCGCCAGTCTTCTCTCGACCAGAACAAACGTTATTTATTTTAGAGTCAAGAGTGCCCGAGTCGCGGTTTCCAGTAGAGGGCGCATCTGACTTGGATGTGGGAGCAAACGCAGACTTGAGATACAAGCTCAGTCCTACGGAGTATTTTGACTTGGATGTTAAAAGGAACGACGAAGAAACAAACCTTTTAGAGTTAGTTTTGAAGAAATCGTTAGACAGAGAAGAAATTCAAGAACATCGTCTGTTACTGGTTGCAATTGATGGAGGAAAGCCTGAGTTAACAGGTACAGTTCAACTCCTGATCAATGTATTGGATGCAAATGATAATGCCCCGCTATTTGAGAAGCCCACCTATAATGTCAGATTGTTGGAAAATACACCAAGAGAGACCTTAGTCATTAAACTGAATGCATCAGATGCAGATGAGGGCATTAATAAAGAAATAGTGTATTCATTCAGTAATCTTGTTCTGGATGAGGTGAAATCTAAATTTATCATCAATTCCACTAGTGGTGAAATAAAGGTTAAGGGAGAACTGGATTATGAAGACCGCAAGTTATACGAAATTTATATTGATGCTGCAGATAGAAGTCCATTCCCATTAACTGGACATTGCAAAGTAATAGTGAAACTTGTGGATGTGAATGATAATGCCCCCGCCATGGCCATAACTTCGCTTTTTTCGCCTGTGCAAGAGGATGCGCCCGTGGGCACCGTGATCGCCCTGGTGAGCGTGTCCGACCGCGACGCCGGGGCCAACGGGCAGGTGAGCTGCTCGCTGCCGCCACACCTGCCCTTCAAGCTGGCGTCCACCTTCAGGAACTactactccctggtgctggacagcGCCCTGGACCGCGAGGCCACCGCGGGCTACCAGGTGGTGGTGACGGCGCGGGACGGGGGCTCGCCCCCGCGGTGGGCCACGGCCAGCGTGTGGGTGGAGGTGGCCGACGTGAACGACAACGCGCCCGTGTTCGCGCAGGCCGAGTACACGGTGTCGGTGCGCGAGAACAACGCGCCCGGCGCGCACATCTGCACGGTGAGCGCGCGGGACGCGGACGCGCAGGAGAACGCGCGCGTGTCCTACGCGCTGGTGGAGCGGCGCGTGGGCGAGCGCGCGCTGTCGAGCCTCGTGTCGGTGCACGCGCAGAGCGGCCGCGTGCACGCGCTGCAGCCGCTGGACCACGAGGAGCTGGCGCTGCTGCAGTTCCAGGTGAGCGCGCGCGACGCCGGCGCGCCTGCGCGGGGCAGCAACGCCAGCCTGCAGCTGTTCGTGCTGGACGAGAACGACAACGCGCCGGCGCTGCTGgggccggccgggggcggggcgcggagccaCGCGCTGGCGCGCTCGGCGGGCGCGGGCCACGTGCTGACCAAGGTGCGCGCGCTGGACGCGGACTCGGGCTACAACGCGTGGCTGGCGTACGAGCTGCagccggcggcggccggggcgcgcAGCCCGTTCCGCGTGGGGCTGTACACGGGCGAGATCAGCACCACGCGCGCCCTGGACGAGGCGGACGCGCCGAGGCAGCGCCTGGTGGTGCTGGTGCGGGACCACGGCGAGCCCGCGCTCACGGCCACGGCCACGCTGCTGGTGTCGCTGGTGGACGGCGCTCCGTCGCCGAAGCTGTCTGCGCGCGCGTCGGCGGGCCGCGTGGGCGCGGAGGCGTCGCCGCTGGACGTGAACGCGTCGCTGATGGTGGCCATCTGCGCGGTGTCCGGCCTGCTGGTGCTGACGCTGCTGCTGTGGGGGGCGCTGCGGTGCTGCGGGGCGGCGCGGAGCGAGGGCGCGTGCGCGCCGGGGAAGCCGGTGCTGGTGTGCTCCAGCGCGGTGGGGAGCTGGTCCTCGTGCCGGCAGAGGAGGCCCGGGCTGTGCTCCGCCGACGGCCCGCCCAAGGCCGACCTCATGGCCTTCAGCCCCAGCCTTCCTCAAGGGCCCACTGCTGCAGACAAC
- the LOC125340163 gene encoding LIM domain transcription factor LMO4-like: MWMKAWRKTTVNPGSSSQPPPVTAGSLSWKRCAGCGGKIADRFLLYAMDSHWHSRCLKGSCCQTQLGDIGTSCHTKSGMILCRNDYMRLFGNSGVCSACGRAIPASELVMRAQGNVYHLKCFTCSTCRNRLVPGDRFHDINGSLSCEHYRPTALINGHLNSLQSNPLLPDQKVC; encoded by the exons ATGTGGATGAAAGC CTGGAGAAAAACCACGGTGAATCCGGGCAGCAGCTCGCAGCCGCCCCCGGTGACGGCCGGCTCCCTCTCCTGGAAGCGGTGCGCTGGCTGCGGGGGCAAAATTGCGGACCGCTTTCTGCTCTATGCCATGGACAGCCACTGGCACAGCCGATGCCTCAAGGGCTCCTGCTGCCAGACGCAGCTGGGAGACATCGGCACGTCCTGTCACACCAAGAGCGGCATGATCCTTTGCAGAAATGACTACATGAGGTTATTTGGGAATAGCGGTGTCTGCAGTGCTTGTGGACGGGCAATTCCTGCGAGCGAACTCGTCATGAGGGCACAAGGCAATGTGTATCATCTTAAGTGTTTCACATGCTCTACCTGCCGGAATCGCCTGGTCCCAGGAGATCGGTTTCACGACATCAATGGCAGTTTATCTTGTGAACATTATAGACCTACAGCTCTCATCAATGGCCATTTGAATTCACTTCAGAGCAATCCACTACTGCCAGACCAGAAGGTCTGCTAA